One Terriglobales bacterium DNA segment encodes these proteins:
- a CDS encoding uroporphyrinogen-III synthase — protein MPDEGFAGLRVLTLESRRAQEMAKLIANSGGEPVVAPSMREVPLDSNTQALQFAGELIGGHLDIVIFLTGVGTRALTRVVETLHPREKFIAALSRVAVVARGPKPVAALREMGVPITLMIPEPNTWREVLHELDQAKLLQTRGRRVAVQEYGVPNPELITGLTERGATVTSVPVYEWMPPEDTGPLRAAIAALGRNEIDVALFTSSAQLRHLLQVADEMGAKDTVLRALSKVLVVSIGPITTEELQKNGIAVDLEPSHPKMGFLVKEAAEKSQALLQQKRSRTSI, from the coding sequence ATGCCAGACGAAGGCTTTGCGGGATTGCGGGTGCTCACGCTGGAGAGCCGGCGCGCGCAGGAGATGGCCAAGCTCATCGCCAACTCGGGCGGAGAGCCCGTGGTTGCTCCTTCCATGCGCGAGGTCCCGCTCGACTCCAACACCCAGGCGCTGCAATTTGCCGGCGAGCTCATTGGTGGCCATCTCGATATCGTCATCTTTCTGACGGGCGTGGGAACGCGCGCGCTTACGCGTGTGGTTGAGACCCTACATCCCAGGGAAAAATTCATAGCTGCGCTGAGTCGCGTCGCCGTGGTTGCTCGCGGACCGAAGCCGGTGGCAGCGCTGCGTGAGATGGGCGTGCCCATTACATTAATGATTCCTGAGCCGAACACGTGGCGCGAAGTGTTGCACGAACTGGACCAGGCAAAGTTGTTGCAGACACGCGGCCGCCGGGTCGCAGTGCAGGAGTACGGCGTTCCTAATCCGGAACTCATAACCGGCTTAACTGAACGCGGAGCAACCGTGACCTCGGTGCCGGTTTATGAGTGGATGCCCCCGGAAGATACAGGCCCGCTGCGTGCGGCGATCGCAGCTCTGGGCCGCAATGAGATTGATGTTGCATTGTTCACCAGCTCCGCCCAGTTGCGGCACCTGTTGCAAGTGGCCGATGAGATGGGAGCCAAAGACACCGTGTTGCGCGCACTGTCGAAAGTGCTCGTGGTTTCCATTGGACCCATCACAACCGAAGAGCTGCAGAAGAACGGTATAGCGGTTGACCTTGAACCCTCCCATCCCAAAATGGGATTCCTGGTCAAAGAAGCCGCAGAAAAAAGCCAGGCCTTGCTGCAGCAAAAACGAAGCCGGACCTCCATTTGA
- a CDS encoding TonB-dependent receptor, whose product MRDNRDFRVGRLRPSAVGQCLSIIYITIVFASFCVAQESYRMSGTVVDLSGAVVANAHVKLIAGGKTVGEATTSSNGTFAISTDLQADTIEVTAPGFTTLQLPFTNRGSNALTLQPAGVAEQVNVVANRSAVPTAETAESVAILSQNEIRTSAASAIDEVLRQVPGFTLFRRSSSIYLNPTAQGVSLRGTNASGSSRALVLVDGIPLNDPFGGWIFWDRVPIANVNRIEVLKGGSSELYGSDALAGTVALFTQPLDLSRVTLETSYGTENTPLASLSGTLRRGPWAGNLSAETYSTGGYNQVEQSQRGRIDHNINSEHDSGSLTLQYGDPRGSRGFVRGATLLESRHNGTPFQINNNRLYELDLGADIPTTGFGTFITRAYGLNEDYNQTFSSVANDRNSETPASTQHVPSHAFGISEQWSAALGKRNVMVAGVEGSLVSGATHDTALTNRVPSSLTRAGGEERDFSVYLQDMIQLTARDTLTVGGRLDEWWNLDGSSLAVSLPKLVTTASNVFPRKSEAAFSPRLAFNHRFTDNVSASASAYRSFRQPTLNELYRAFRLGNILTLANAGLQSERLSGAEAGLSVSGLNRRLYLHGGFFWNHISEPVANITLSTTPKLITRQRTNLGSIGATGVELQNQIQLTSRLTIDSGYQFANSKVLSFPANRLLEGLDVPQYAHHQATTDIRYAFARGWMASVQARASSRQFEDDQNLLPLGGYFTFDSYASAPLTHGLQMFLAVENVLNRQYLIGRTPTPLVAAPITGRIGLRLTWPKL is encoded by the coding sequence ATGCGAGATAACAGAGATTTCAGAGTGGGGAGGCTTCGGCCCAGCGCCGTAGGCCAGTGCCTTTCCATTATCTATATAACCATCGTTTTTGCGAGCTTCTGCGTCGCGCAAGAGAGCTATCGCATGAGCGGAACGGTGGTGGATCTGTCCGGTGCCGTCGTTGCCAATGCCCACGTGAAGCTGATCGCGGGTGGAAAAACCGTCGGCGAAGCCACTACGTCTTCTAACGGCACTTTTGCCATCAGCACGGATTTACAGGCTGACACTATCGAGGTGACCGCGCCGGGGTTTACAACTCTGCAGCTCCCCTTCACCAACCGCGGCAGCAACGCCCTCACGCTGCAGCCCGCGGGAGTTGCGGAGCAGGTGAACGTTGTGGCGAACCGCAGCGCAGTGCCCACAGCAGAGACGGCGGAGAGCGTTGCGATACTTTCCCAAAATGAAATCAGGACGTCGGCCGCTTCCGCCATAGATGAAGTTTTGCGGCAGGTACCGGGATTCACTTTGTTCCGCCGCTCCAGCAGTATTTACTTGAATCCGACAGCGCAGGGTGTCTCCCTGCGCGGGACCAACGCCAGCGGATCGAGCCGGGCGCTGGTGCTGGTGGATGGCATCCCACTCAACGATCCCTTTGGCGGATGGATTTTCTGGGACCGGGTGCCCATCGCCAACGTAAACCGCATCGAGGTGCTCAAAGGCGGTTCGTCAGAACTGTACGGCTCCGACGCCCTGGCCGGCACGGTTGCTCTCTTCACCCAGCCTTTAGATCTTTCGCGCGTGACACTTGAAACATCGTATGGCACAGAAAATACGCCGCTGGCTTCCCTTTCTGGCACGCTGCGGCGCGGACCGTGGGCCGGGAATTTGAGCGCCGAGACTTACAGCACCGGTGGATACAACCAGGTAGAACAAAGCCAGCGCGGCAGGATTGATCACAACATAAATTCAGAGCACGACAGCGGTTCACTCACGCTTCAATATGGGGACCCGCGGGGATCGAGAGGGTTTGTTCGCGGAGCAACTCTGCTGGAGTCGCGGCATAACGGCACCCCATTTCAAATCAACAACAACCGGCTTTACGAACTCGATCTTGGGGCGGATATTCCAACCACAGGCTTTGGCACTTTCATCACACGTGCTTATGGCCTGAATGAAGATTACAACCAGACGTTCTCCTCGGTGGCCAATGACCGCAATAGCGAGACGCCGGCGAGCACGCAACATGTCCCTTCCCATGCTTTTGGGATTAGCGAGCAGTGGTCGGCGGCGCTAGGCAAGCGCAACGTGATGGTCGCGGGAGTGGAGGGCAGCCTGGTCAGCGGCGCGACCCATGACACAGCACTCACCAACCGTGTACCCAGTTCGTTGACCCGCGCGGGCGGCGAAGAACGGGATTTTTCCGTCTACCTGCAAGACATGATTCAACTCACGGCCCGCGACACCCTGACCGTAGGCGGTCGTCTGGATGAATGGTGGAACCTTGATGGCTCGAGCCTGGCAGTTTCTCTTCCCAAATTGGTAACGACGGCATCGAATGTTTTCCCAAGAAAAAGCGAAGCTGCATTCAGTCCGCGACTGGCGTTCAATCATCGCTTCACAGACAACGTAAGCGCTTCGGCTTCTGCCTACAGATCATTCCGCCAACCCACGCTCAACGAGCTGTACCGGGCCTTTCGCCTGGGAAATATCCTCACCCTTGCCAACGCTGGTCTGCAATCGGAACGACTGTCCGGAGCGGAAGCAGGATTGAGCGTTAGTGGCTTGAATCGCCGTCTTTACCTGCATGGAGGATTTTTCTGGAACCACATTTCCGAGCCGGTGGCGAACATAACTCTAAGTACGACTCCTAAACTCATTACCCGCCAGCGCACCAACCTCGGTTCGATTGGCGCTACCGGAGTCGAACTGCAAAACCAGATTCAACTCACCAGCCGGCTTACAATCGATTCGGGATATCAGTTTGCCAACTCCAAGGTCTTGTCCTTCCCGGCAAACCGGCTTTTGGAAGGCCTCGACGTTCCGCAGTATGCTCACCATCAGGCAACAACCGACATTCGTTACGCCTTTGCCCGCGGCTGGATGGCCTCAGTTCAGGCACGCGCAAGCAGCCGCCAGTTTGAAGATGACCAGAACCTGTTGCCGCTGGGTGGCTATTTCACATTCGATTCCTATGCTTCCGCGCCCTTGACTCATGGATTGCAGATGTTCCTCGCCGTCGAGAACGTTCTCAACCGGCAATACCTGATTGGAAGGACCCCAACTCCTTTGGTTGCGGCGCCCATCACCGGGAGAATTGGTTTGCGGCTGACGTGGCCGAAACTGTAG
- a CDS encoding carbohydrate-binding protein, whose product MKRIPLVVVSVCALMLLLLPLAASAQTVPNWQPNTSYAVGSLVMFNGVEYKCIQAHTSLVGWEPPNVPALWQPVSGNPGPTPTPTPTPRPTPTPTPKPTPTPTPKPTPTPTPPPTGVPNWQPNTSYAVGALVMFNGVEYKCIQAHTSLVGWEPPNVPALWQPVSGTPGPTPTPTPTPKPTPTPTPVPPPPTGQRLFAPYVDMSLSNNNIAQISQASGIKVFTLAFIIDNGGCGAGWAGLGVILPNDSFPDGTTMLSRINALRSAGGDVIVSFGGANGIELGQACGSAAAVQAQYQAVINKYNVKMLDFDIEGAPIADTAAVDRRNAALAGLQAANPGLIISYTLPVLPSGLTQDGVNLLANAKSHGVKVSVVNIMAMDYGSIANPNTMGQNAIAAANSTLGQIQSVGLSTMLGITPMIGRNDVSPEVFTENDAQTVLNFAKPNGNISRLAFWSVARDNGGCSGVVSPSCSGISQNTWDFSHIFEPF is encoded by the coding sequence ATGAAGCGGATCCCCCTAGTTGTCGTGAGCGTTTGTGCTCTGATGCTACTGCTTCTTCCCCTGGCGGCTTCAGCGCAAACAGTTCCCAATTGGCAGCCCAACACCTCTTATGCTGTGGGCTCGCTGGTGATGTTTAACGGTGTGGAATACAAATGTATTCAGGCCCACACTTCCCTGGTCGGCTGGGAGCCGCCCAATGTTCCGGCGCTCTGGCAACCGGTCAGCGGAAATCCGGGACCGACACCAACACCAACACCAACACCCAGACCAACTCCTACTCCGACACCTAAGCCAACACCTACTCCAACGCCGAAGCCAACTCCTACACCTACGCCGCCTCCAACCGGAGTTCCCAATTGGCAACCGAATACGTCGTATGCAGTTGGTGCGCTGGTGATGTTTAATGGTGTGGAATACAAATGTATTCAAGCGCATACCTCGCTCGTCGGCTGGGAGCCGCCCAATGTTCCCGCGCTGTGGCAGCCGGTGAGCGGAACTCCGGGTCCAACACCAACGCCCACCCCGACGCCCAAACCAACTCCTACGCCGACACCAGTGCCGCCGCCTCCGACCGGACAACGCCTGTTTGCGCCCTATGTTGATATGAGCCTCTCCAATAACAACATCGCGCAGATATCGCAGGCGTCCGGGATCAAGGTCTTTACGCTGGCGTTCATCATTGATAACGGCGGATGCGGGGCCGGCTGGGCCGGCTTGGGCGTGATCTTGCCCAACGACAGCTTCCCCGATGGCACGACCATGCTGTCAAGAATCAACGCACTGCGCAGTGCCGGCGGTGACGTTATTGTCTCCTTCGGCGGCGCCAATGGCATTGAGCTGGGACAGGCCTGCGGCAGTGCAGCCGCAGTGCAGGCGCAGTATCAAGCCGTCATCAACAAATACAACGTCAAGATGCTGGACTTCGACATTGAAGGCGCTCCCATCGCCGATACCGCGGCCGTGGATCGTCGCAATGCCGCATTAGCAGGATTGCAGGCAGCCAATCCTGGTCTCATCATCTCGTATACGTTGCCGGTGCTGCCCAGCGGTCTGACGCAAGATGGCGTCAACCTGCTGGCCAATGCCAAGTCGCATGGTGTGAAGGTAAGCGTAGTAAATATCATGGCGATGGATTATGGCAGCATCGCCAACCCCAACACCATGGGACAAAACGCGATTGCTGCGGCCAACAGCACGCTCGGCCAGATACAATCGGTCGGTCTATCCACTATGTTGGGGATCACTCCCATGATCGGTCGCAACGACGTCTCGCCCGAGGTCTTTACTGAGAACGACGCGCAAACGGTGCTGAACTTTGCCAAACCGAACGGCAACATCAGCCGCCTGGCGTTCTGGTCGGTGGCGCGAGATAACGGAGGCTGCTCCGGCGTGGTGTCACCAAGCTGCAGCGGCATCTCGCAAAACACCTGGGACTTCTCGCATATCTTCGAGCCGTTTTAG
- a CDS encoding chitinase: MRLKLNARKARPQQSCFLAVIVTLFLLTGSGAAQNQCLTSGTTWQNTALPAVQTGTFTVTFDATPAATGINSVIALSQGAQTAYTGFAALVAFNASGIQARNGGVYAATTPMSYSGGTTYHFREVINVPAHTYSVFVTAPGGSEQTLASNFAFRTEQNAVTSLDNWGLFASAGSATVCNFTLGSPASDFTLSATPGSRTVTAGNVTSYTAAVGATNGFSGSVGLSVNGLPAGTTASFSPSSVSGSGSSTLTVSTSSSTAAGSYTLTITGASGSLTHSAMVTLIVNPVAPSCVTATAGGAWQNTLFANQTGTFAVQFDASVSVSPANAVVGLSNGAQTAYTGFAALARFNPSGDIDARNAGTYAADNVIPYSAGVTYHFRMVVNIPAHTYSVFVTAPGAAEQAVGSNFMFRTEQNTVSQLNWWGAFSSVGSETACNFTPGTSGGTPDFTLGATPGSQTVTPGSSARYTATVSALSGFNGNVALSVGGVPSGATASFSPTSIGSSGSSTLTVATGTAAAGTYRLTITGSSGSLSHTALVTLTVGSTSGSGKFFAPYTDMSLTSNLPQISSASGIKFFTMAFIIDGGGCTPVWGGLGPISGENTFAGYINTIRANGGDVVISFGGAAGSELAQVCGSVSSLQAAYQSVINKYNVKMLDFDIEGAAVGDPTSIDRRSQALARLAAANPGLQISLTLPVNPTGLDNNGISVVQSAVRFGTPVSVVTIMTMDYGSPNSNMGGAATMAATDTTSQLQSAGLHANVGIIPMIGQNDSGGEIFSLADAQTVLNFAQSHSNITRLSFWSVSRDNGGCPGNTAASDTCSGVSQSNWAFSHIFEPF, translated from the coding sequence ATGCGACTGAAATTGAACGCTCGGAAAGCTCGCCCCCAGCAGTCTTGTTTTCTCGCCGTCATTGTCACGCTCTTTTTGCTCACGGGCAGCGGCGCGGCACAAAATCAGTGCCTGACCTCGGGTACGACCTGGCAGAACACAGCCTTGCCCGCAGTGCAGACAGGGACCTTCACAGTCACCTTTGATGCCACGCCTGCGGCCACGGGCATCAATAGCGTGATCGCACTCTCCCAAGGCGCGCAGACAGCGTACACCGGCTTTGCCGCGCTGGTGGCGTTTAACGCCTCCGGCATTCAGGCGCGCAACGGCGGGGTATACGCAGCGACCACGCCTATGTCGTATTCCGGCGGTACCACCTACCACTTCCGCGAGGTCATCAACGTGCCGGCGCACACCTATTCTGTCTTTGTAACCGCGCCGGGCGGGAGCGAGCAGACACTGGCGTCGAACTTCGCCTTCCGCACCGAGCAGAACGCGGTGACCAGTCTCGACAACTGGGGCCTCTTTGCCTCGGCAGGTTCAGCGACCGTTTGCAACTTCACTCTTGGGAGTCCGGCGTCCGACTTCACTTTATCGGCGACGCCAGGTTCGCGGACAGTGACCGCGGGCAACGTCACCAGCTATACGGCGGCCGTAGGCGCCACCAACGGGTTCAGCGGCAGCGTGGGGCTCAGCGTCAACGGATTACCTGCAGGCACCACTGCCTCGTTTAGTCCATCCTCCGTGAGCGGTTCAGGGTCTTCAACGCTGACTGTCTCGACTAGCAGTTCGACGGCGGCGGGGAGTTACACGCTGACCATTACGGGAGCCAGCGGCAGCCTGACACACTCGGCCATGGTCACGCTGATAGTAAATCCGGTGGCGCCGAGTTGCGTGACCGCAACCGCGGGCGGCGCCTGGCAGAACACCCTCTTTGCCAATCAGACCGGCACATTTGCTGTGCAGTTTGATGCCAGCGTCTCGGTCTCGCCGGCCAACGCTGTTGTCGGTCTCTCCAATGGAGCGCAAACCGCTTACACCGGCTTTGCCGCGCTCGCCCGCTTCAATCCTTCAGGAGACATTGATGCGCGCAACGCTGGGACCTACGCCGCTGACAATGTCATTCCGTATTCTGCCGGAGTGACCTATCACTTCCGCATGGTCGTCAACATCCCCGCGCATACGTATTCGGTTTTTGTGACCGCGCCGGGAGCAGCGGAACAAGCCGTAGGCAGCAACTTCATGTTCCGCACCGAGCAGAACACGGTCTCGCAACTGAACTGGTGGGGGGCTTTTTCCTCAGTCGGCTCAGAGACCGCGTGCAACTTCACTCCGGGCACGAGCGGCGGAACCCCAGACTTCACACTGGGGGCAACGCCTGGTTCACAGACAGTCACACCCGGAAGCAGCGCCCGCTATACCGCAACCGTGAGCGCGCTCAGCGGCTTCAACGGAAACGTAGCCCTGAGTGTGGGTGGAGTGCCATCGGGAGCAACCGCCAGCTTTAGTCCAACCTCCATTGGCAGTTCGGGATCGTCAACCTTGACTGTCGCCACAGGCACAGCCGCGGCTGGGACCTATAGGTTGACCATTACCGGAAGCAGCGGCAGCCTAAGCCATACCGCCTTAGTGACTCTCACCGTGGGATCTACCAGCGGAAGCGGCAAGTTCTTTGCGCCCTACACTGATATGAGCCTGACCAGCAACCTGCCGCAGATTTCCTCTGCCTCGGGAATCAAATTCTTCACGATGGCGTTCATTATTGATGGCGGAGGTTGCACGCCGGTCTGGGGAGGTCTTGGGCCCATCTCGGGCGAGAACACGTTTGCCGGCTATATCAACACGATTCGGGCCAACGGCGGAGACGTGGTCATCTCCTTCGGTGGCGCCGCCGGTTCCGAACTTGCGCAGGTATGCGGCAGTGTATCGAGTCTGCAGGCGGCGTATCAATCGGTCATCAACAAGTACAACGTCAAGATGTTGGATTTCGACATCGAAGGCGCCGCGGTCGGCGATCCCACTTCGATTGATCGTCGCAGCCAGGCGCTGGCTAGATTGGCGGCGGCCAATCCGGGCTTGCAGATATCGCTCACCTTGCCGGTGAATCCCACCGGTCTCGACAACAACGGGATTAGTGTGGTGCAGAGTGCCGTGAGATTTGGCACTCCTGTGTCGGTGGTGACCATCATGACCATGGATTACGGCAGCCCCAATTCCAATATGGGAGGCGCCGCCACCATGGCCGCCACTGACACCACAAGCCAATTGCAATCCGCCGGCCTGCACGCGAATGTGGGTATCATCCCCATGATCGGGCAGAACGACAGCGGGGGCGAGATCTTCTCGTTGGCTGATGCGCAGACGGTGCTGAACTTCGCGCAATCCCACAGCAACATCACGCGCCTGAGCTTCTGGTCGGTATCGCGCGACAACGGCGGTTGCCCTGGCAACACTGCAGCCTCCGATACCTGCAGTGGCGTCTCACAAAGTAACTGGGCCTTCTCCCATATCTTCGAGCCGTTTTAG
- a CDS encoding sugar phosphate isomerase/epimerase family protein: MKLAVVTDELSQDFAHACQIASREFGMGFVELRSLWNKNIVNLDAKEIAEVHRILQSNNLRVIAITGPLFKVDWPNAPKSKFSVERDQFGADFTFDQQDEVLERSLALAKEFNTDRVRCFDFWRLDDPLPYRAAMYQKLLDAATTAGKKNVTLVLENEHACNTATAAESAETLKAVPSPYFMLNWDPGNAAMRGETPYPGGYNLLPKDRIGHCHCKDVIKSSNGEYKWECIGRGAIDWVGQIRALKNDGYRHAISLETHWRGAGTPEESTRLSWAGMKEKLQKAGALDS, from the coding sequence ATGAAACTCGCCGTCGTCACCGATGAGCTCTCCCAGGATTTCGCTCACGCCTGCCAGATCGCCTCGCGAGAATTCGGCATGGGATTTGTCGAGCTGCGCTCCCTGTGGAACAAGAACATCGTCAATCTCGATGCCAAGGAGATTGCCGAAGTCCACCGCATTCTGCAGAGCAATAATTTGCGCGTCATTGCCATCACCGGCCCGCTCTTCAAGGTGGATTGGCCCAATGCGCCCAAATCAAAGTTCAGCGTCGAGCGCGACCAGTTTGGCGCCGACTTTACCTTTGATCAGCAGGATGAGGTTTTAGAACGCAGCCTCGCCCTGGCCAAAGAATTCAACACCGACCGGGTTCGCTGCTTCGACTTCTGGCGCCTCGATGATCCCCTTCCTTATCGTGCTGCCATGTACCAGAAGCTCCTCGATGCCGCCACGACTGCCGGCAAAAAAAATGTCACTCTGGTACTGGAAAACGAGCACGCTTGCAACACCGCCACCGCCGCCGAGTCAGCCGAGACGCTCAAGGCTGTTCCGTCTCCTTATTTCATGTTGAATTGGGACCCGGGAAACGCCGCCATGCGCGGTGAAACGCCTTATCCCGGTGGTTACAACCTCTTGCCCAAAGACCGGATTGGCCATTGCCACTGCAAAGATGTCATCAAATCTTCTAACGGTGAGTACAAATGGGAGTGCATCGGACGCGGCGCTATTGATTGGGTAGGGCAAATCCGCGCTCTGAAGAATGACGGATACCGCCATGCCATCAGTTTAGAAACCCACTGGCGCGGTGCAGGCACACCCGAGGAATCCACCCGCCTGAGTTGGGCGGGTATGAAAGAAAAGCTCCAAAAAGCCGGCGCACTGGATTCATGA
- a CDS encoding TIM barrel protein: protein MSFRLSRRDFLASLGFAAAATALPSIPAYAASGPLLSPFRISVINDEIGQDFGHVCEVASKEFGMQWIELRGMWNKNIVNLDAKEVAEARRILEKNKLRVTDIASPLFKTDWPGAPKSKYSPNPDPKKKHDQFNADFTFDQQDDVLERSLALAKEFKTDRVRCFDFWRIEDQTPYRAAMNQTLLEAANKAGKKDVILMFENEPSCNTATGAESAKLLAAVQSAHFMLNWDPGNAATHDEVPYPDGYNLLPKDRIAHCHCKDAVKGADGQYKWEAMGRGIIDWVGQFRALKNDGYRHAVSLETHWHGAGTPEESSRQSWAGMKQQLEKVGALKV from the coding sequence ATGTCGTTTCGTCTTTCCCGTCGTGATTTTCTTGCCAGCTTAGGTTTTGCCGCCGCAGCAACGGCTCTCCCATCAATTCCCGCTTATGCAGCATCGGGTCCGCTGCTCTCGCCGTTTCGAATCTCTGTCATTAACGACGAGATCGGCCAGGATTTCGGCCATGTGTGCGAGGTTGCGTCGAAGGAATTCGGCATGCAATGGATTGAGTTGCGCGGCATGTGGAACAAGAACATTGTGAATCTCGATGCCAAAGAGGTCGCTGAGGCCCGCCGCATCCTGGAGAAGAACAAACTGCGGGTCACCGATATCGCCAGCCCGCTGTTTAAAACCGATTGGCCAGGTGCGCCCAAATCCAAGTACAGCCCGAACCCCGACCCGAAAAAGAAGCATGACCAGTTCAACGCGGACTTTACCTTCGACCAGCAGGATGATGTCCTGGAGCGCAGCCTCGCACTGGCCAAGGAATTCAAGACCGACCGCGTGCGCTGTTTTGATTTTTGGCGCATTGAAGACCAAACTCCTTATCGCGCTGCCATGAATCAGACGCTGCTCGAAGCCGCGAACAAAGCAGGGAAGAAGGACGTAATCCTGATGTTCGAAAACGAGCCTTCATGCAACACCGCCACCGGCGCCGAATCAGCGAAGTTGCTGGCGGCGGTGCAGTCCGCTCATTTCATGTTGAACTGGGACCCGGGCAATGCGGCTACGCACGATGAAGTGCCCTATCCCGATGGCTATAATCTCTTGCCCAAAGATCGCATTGCCCATTGCCACTGCAAAGACGCAGTCAAAGGAGCCGACGGCCAATACAAATGGGAGGCCATGGGGCGGGGCATCATTGATTGGGTTGGCCAGTTCCGCGCGCTGAAGAATGATGGTTATCGCCATGCCGTCAGCCTTGAGACCCACTGGCACGGCGCTGGCACGCCGGAGGAATCGAGCCGCCAGAGCTGGGCCGGAATGAAGCAGCAACTGGAAAAAGTGGGAGCCTTGAAAGTTTAA
- a CDS encoding DUF5684 domain-containing protein — protein MKIRASGGLMWLGMAVLTLVAVLLPAGALLAQSSDEGPTAGQTMLAGGVLLVFALIGLAFYVYLSLALQTIAKKTHTENAWMAWIPIINSILLLNIAKKPIWWILLCLIPLVNIVIFIIVWMAVAEARGKPSWWGILLIVPLVGIIVPGYLAWSD, from the coding sequence ATGAAAATACGAGCAAGTGGTGGTTTGATGTGGCTGGGTATGGCTGTTTTGACTTTAGTTGCGGTACTGCTTCCTGCAGGTGCGCTCCTGGCCCAATCTTCGGATGAGGGACCTACAGCGGGGCAGACTATGCTTGCGGGTGGTGTTCTGCTGGTGTTCGCCCTCATAGGCTTGGCGTTCTATGTGTACCTGTCATTGGCTCTTCAGACCATCGCCAAAAAGACGCATACGGAAAATGCCTGGATGGCGTGGATTCCGATTATAAACAGCATCCTGCTGCTGAACATTGCCAAGAAACCCATCTGGTGGATACTTCTCTGTTTGATTCCTCTGGTAAACATTGTCATCTTCATCATTGTTTGGATGGCAGTAGCCGAGGCCCGCGGCAAGCCCAGTTGGTGGGGCATTTTGCTGATCGTTCCTCTGGTGGGAATCATTGTCCCGGGTTATCTTGCCTGGTCTGACTGA
- a CDS encoding 2-dehydro-3-deoxygalactonokinase, whose protein sequence is MGNKAQRLRPRRFQDIVAVRYFSFVRERQCTSAFVSLTTTMKMRGENTGENMCAIYVDMGTTNTRGWLMCGSEVIARGSKPVGVRDTARDGSKKRIHDGLREMIEALRAQVKTTSKTTLKAVSKTAVTKLSAPACIAATGMISSPLGLAEVPHVGAPAGMVEIAAASKWFQFPEVTDLPVLLVPGVRSGPAHAGFAPDSIHTADVMRGEETLCTGLSALGYVEPSAVVLNLGSHWKAIQLDAEGRIASSITSLSGELIHAAQTQTILASSVPQERVTRISEPWKAAGMREQRRSGLARALFSVRLLGLASQGTPEDRLSFLIGAFIASDMDALISRRVLSHDTPVVIVGSAALSEAWRSALAAMSVSATVLSVPETEDALLTGLRCTLEKCLITKDTKKSFTTEAQRHRGKLKRSAKKAKKKS, encoded by the coding sequence TTGGGCAACAAGGCACAGCGGTTGCGTCCGCGCAGGTTTCAGGATATTGTTGCCGTTCGCTATTTCTCATTCGTTCGCGAACGGCAATGCACGAGTGCATTTGTGTCTCTCACAACCACAATGAAGATGCGCGGAGAAAATACCGGCGAAAACATGTGCGCCATTTACGTAGACATGGGCACTACGAATACGCGGGGCTGGCTCATGTGTGGCAGCGAAGTTATTGCCCGGGGTAGCAAACCCGTGGGCGTGCGCGATACTGCGCGCGATGGATCGAAGAAGCGGATCCATGACGGGCTGCGCGAGATGATTGAGGCCCTGCGCGCCCAGGTCAAGACTACGTCAAAGACTACTTTAAAGGCTGTTTCCAAAACCGCTGTTACCAAATTGAGCGCCCCAGCGTGCATTGCCGCTACCGGAATGATCAGCTCTCCGCTCGGACTTGCGGAAGTGCCGCACGTAGGGGCACCCGCCGGAATGGTAGAGATCGCTGCAGCTTCAAAGTGGTTTCAATTTCCCGAAGTAACCGATCTTCCTGTGTTGCTTGTCCCCGGAGTGCGCTCAGGGCCGGCGCACGCAGGCTTCGCTCCCGATTCGATTCATACCGCGGATGTAATGCGTGGAGAGGAAACCCTGTGCACGGGATTGAGCGCGTTAGGTTACGTTGAGCCCTCAGCGGTGGTGCTGAACCTGGGATCACACTGGAAGGCAATACAACTGGACGCCGAAGGACGCATCGCATCCAGCATCACCTCCCTTTCGGGCGAACTCATTCACGCCGCCCAGACGCAGACCATCCTCGCCAGTTCGGTGCCTCAGGAACGTGTGACCAGGATCTCGGAGCCGTGGAAAGCGGCCGGCATGAGAGAGCAGCGCCGCTCAGGTCTGGCGCGTGCATTGTTCTCGGTCCGTCTGCTGGGACTTGCCAGCCAAGGCACGCCGGAAGACAGGCTCTCGTTCTTGATTGGGGCTTTTATTGCGTCCGATATGGATGCGCTCATCTCCCGCCGTGTGTTATCGCACGATACCCCGGTTGTGATTGTTGGAAGTGCAGCATTGTCGGAAGCCTGGCGCAGCGCTCTCGCCGCAATGTCAGTCTCCGCAACCGTGCTTTCTGTCCCCGAAACCGAAGACGCATTGCTGACCGGGTTAAGATGCACCCTGGAAAAATGCTTAATTACGAAGGACACAAAGAAATCTTTCACCACGGAGGCACAGAGACACAGAGGAAAACTTAAAAGGTCCGCGAAAAAGGCAAAAAAGAAGTCCTGA